One genomic window of Planctomycetia bacterium includes the following:
- a CDS encoding cobalamin B12-binding domain-containing protein produces MENSRQSIPEFWQPTSTAPVPPLGFPQPKRILIAKPGLDGHDRGAKYVAQVLRDAGFEVSYTGIRRTPRQIVAAGIFRQVDAIGLSLLSGAHNFLFAQVVEALKERDASHIYLFGGGVIPAKDVDFLMSLGVQAVFTPGASAAEIVAAFERVLGGAKITVANTDVAQV; encoded by the coding sequence ATGGAAAATTCGCGCCAATCGATTCCGGAGTTCTGGCAACCGACGTCGACCGCACCGGTGCCCCCTCTCGGTTTTCCACAACCCAAACGAATCCTCATCGCCAAGCCGGGCCTCGACGGCCACGACCGTGGAGCGAAGTACGTGGCGCAAGTCTTGCGCGATGCAGGCTTTGAAGTTTCCTACACCGGCATCCGTCGAACTCCACGACAGATTGTCGCTGCGGGAATTTTCCGCCAAGTCGACGCCATCGGCCTAAGCCTCTTATCTGGAGCGCATAATTTCTTGTTCGCTCAGGTGGTCGAGGCCCTGAAAGAACGGGATGCGAGCCACATTTATCTGTTCGGGGGGGGCGTCATCCCTGCGAAAGATGTCGATTTTTTAATGTCGCTCGGAGTGCAAGCCGTGTTCACGCCCGGCGCGTCTGCGGCCGAGATCGTCGCGGCGTTCGAGCGTGTGCTCGGCGGAGCGAAGATCACGGTCGCGAACACGGATGTCGCGCAGGTTTGA